In Aequorivita sp. H23M31, a single window of DNA contains:
- a CDS encoding T9SS-dependent M36 family metallopeptidase, with protein sequence MKKIIYLFVFLVANLSFSQDFSATVNSYLKDAQLRTALKQKDIADISIASQSYSKSLKAYNVYVEQHYQGIKIYNSVSPFVIRDGRVLTAKLSFVENLSKKVNTSAPSITALAAISKATNGLGIDSPSSLSLLETGEHNAYVFSNGNISLENIPVQLVYQRVGENESLKLAWDLSIYLLDGSHYYSVRVDALTGELLVVDDWVVSCNFGEGSHSHGTTESVLFPKIAQSQSALGSLVAPSYRVFPIPLVGPNEGADQLVSDPSNALASPYGWHDINGAPGEEFTTTRGNNVLAREDHSGTNGAGHQADGGATLTFDFPYNLPDDPYNFMDAAITNLFYMNNIMHDVFYQYGFDEESGNFQANNYGRGGNQGDFVFADAQDGSGTNNANFATGPDGVSGRMQMYLWTPRGQVIGSFLTVNNGPLAGKYYTTVSEFGPDLPTTPITANLVLVQDDNSGPSEDPHDACDVILNVASVAGKIAVIRRGNCDFVSKVEKAQTAGAIAVVMVNNVWGDPIIMGGEGPDITIPAIMIYQNDGEAIISSLQNGNTINATIIDDGSGVDTDMRDGDLDNVIIAHEYGHGISNRLTGGRFTASCLMNDEQMGEGWSDYFGLMLTMKPTDVGENPRGIGTYALSQGYGGLGLRTKPYSTDFTLNNFTYNSIKSQAVPHGVGSVWTTMLWDMTWAFIDEYGFDADIYEGQGGNNMALQLVVDALKIQPCSPGFVDGRDAILQADEIANGGANRCLIWRAFAKRGLGLSANQGSSSSKLDGTAAFDVPEECQLGVGDLGSVENNFIIYPNPSQGELNIEARIYAGPANLAIYDMNGRKVFNMDVEITQTRNIDISSLKTGIYLLKIEGGGYTQTTKLVIK encoded by the coding sequence ATGAAAAAAATTATTTATTTATTTGTTTTTCTAGTTGCCAATCTTTCTTTTAGTCAGGATTTTAGTGCAACTGTGAATTCGTATTTAAAGGATGCTCAATTAAGAACTGCTTTAAAGCAAAAAGATATTGCGGATATATCCATCGCATCGCAAAGTTATTCCAAGAGTTTGAAGGCCTATAATGTATATGTTGAGCAGCATTATCAAGGTATAAAAATTTACAATTCGGTTTCACCTTTTGTTATAAGAGATGGCCGGGTGCTAACTGCTAAATTATCTTTTGTTGAGAATCTCTCTAAAAAGGTCAATACTTCCGCTCCATCCATTACCGCTTTGGCTGCAATTTCAAAAGCGACAAATGGATTAGGAATAGATTCTCCATCCAGTTTAAGTTTATTGGAAACTGGAGAGCATAATGCCTATGTATTTTCAAATGGTAATATTTCTTTGGAAAATATTCCGGTGCAGTTGGTCTATCAAAGAGTGGGTGAAAATGAAAGTCTAAAGTTGGCGTGGGATCTCAGTATTTATTTATTGGACGGAAGCCACTACTACAGCGTACGGGTTGATGCTCTGACTGGAGAGCTTTTGGTGGTAGATGACTGGGTTGTCAGTTGTAATTTTGGTGAGGGATCACACTCTCATGGAACTACCGAAAGTGTTCTTTTTCCAAAGATAGCTCAAAGCCAGAGTGCTTTGGGAAGTTTAGTTGCACCTAGCTATAGAGTTTTTCCAATTCCTTTGGTTGGACCTAATGAAGGAGCAGATCAATTGGTGTCTGATCCATCCAATGCTTTGGCTTCACCTTATGGATGGCATGATATTAATGGAGCTCCCGGCGAAGAGTTTACAACTACACGGGGAAATAACGTTTTGGCTCGTGAGGATCATTCAGGAACTAATGGGGCAGGTCACCAAGCGGACGGAGGTGCTACTCTCACTTTTGATTTTCCTTACAATTTGCCCGATGATCCTTACAACTTTATGGATGCTGCAATTACCAATCTCTTCTATATGAACAACATTATGCATGATGTGTTTTATCAATACGGCTTTGATGAGGAAAGTGGTAATTTTCAAGCAAATAATTATGGAAGGGGAGGTAATCAGGGTGATTTTGTTTTTGCCGACGCCCAGGATGGTAGCGGGACGAATAATGCAAATTTCGCCACCGGTCCAGACGGGGTTTCCGGAAGAATGCAAATGTATCTTTGGACCCCGCGAGGTCAAGTTATAGGGTCCTTTCTAACCGTCAATAATGGTCCCTTGGCAGGAAAGTATTATACTACGGTGTCAGAATTTGGTCCAGATCTTCCAACCACTCCTATTACTGCTAATTTAGTTCTTGTGCAGGATGATAATTCAGGTCCTTCCGAAGATCCTCACGATGCCTGCGACGTAATTCTTAATGTTGCCAGCGTTGCGGGAAAAATTGCGGTGATACGAAGAGGAAATTGCGATTTTGTTTCGAAGGTTGAAAAAGCTCAGACTGCGGGTGCCATAGCAGTTGTAATGGTTAACAATGTTTGGGGCGATCCTATTATAATGGGCGGAGAAGGCCCCGATATTACTATTCCTGCTATTATGATCTATCAAAATGACGGGGAGGCAATTATCTCCTCTCTTCAAAATGGCAATACCATTAATGCTACCATTATTGATGATGGTTCGGGAGTGGATACCGATATGCGTGATGGCGATTTGGATAATGTTATAATCGCACACGAATATGGACATGGTATTTCGAATCGTCTAACGGGTGGTCGATTTACTGCTAGTTGTTTAATGAATGATGAGCAAATGGGTGAAGGATGGAGTGATTATTTCGGACTTATGCTTACTATGAAACCTACTGATGTAGGTGAAAATCCTCGGGGGATAGGTACCTATGCATTAAGCCAGGGGTATGGAGGACTTGGACTTAGAACGAAGCCTTACTCAACGGATTTTACACTGAATAATTTCACCTATAACAGCATTAAATCTCAAGCTGTCCCACATGGTGTGGGGTCAGTGTGGACTACTATGCTATGGGATATGACTTGGGCATTTATTGATGAATATGGATTTGATGCCGATATTTACGAAGGACAGGGGGGCAACAATATGGCGCTACAACTGGTTGTGGATGCCTTAAAAATTCAACCATGCAGTCCTGGTTTCGTCGATGGGCGCGATGCCATACTGCAAGCGGATGAAATCGCAAACGGTGGTGCCAATAGATGTTTAATTTGGAGAGCGTTCGCAAAAAGAGGACTGGGGCTTAGTGCAAATCAGGGAAGTTCATCAAGCAAATTGGATGGGACTGCTGCCTTTGATGTTCCGGAAGAATGTCAATTGGGCGTCGGAGATCTGGGCTCGGTTGAGAATAATTTTATTATATACCCAAATCCTTCACAAGGGGAATTGAACATAGAAGCAAGAATTTATGCAGGTCCTGCAAACCTCGCTATTTACGATATGAACGGTAGAAAGGTTTTCAATATGGATGTTGAAATTACACAAACAAGGAATATTGATATTAGCAGCCTGAAAACTGGAATATATCTTCTTAAAATTGAAGGTGGAGGTTATACACAAACAACTAAATTGGTGATTAAGTAA